In Hydrogenovibrio marinus, a single genomic region encodes these proteins:
- a CDS encoding nickel-dependent hydrogenase large subunit has translation MSKIIIGPFNRVEGDLEVQLEIEAQKVTSARVNSTLFRGFESMLQGRPLGDALVYAPRICGICSVSQSVAAAQALSQIYGISPPENGQRAINLMLANENAADLLTHFYLFFMPDFARGIYKDRTWFSDSQKRFKAMQGVSSARAIEARSHWLKMMGTLAGHWPHTLAIQPGGCSRSLNDAEVMQMLLYAQKLRHFLENSLLHDKLENFLALENEADLQSWQQQHADSDLGLFIAIATDLSLHELGKSDALLMSYGSFPESNGQRLIPSGVYRNGEFHLLNPSHIQEDISHANYQGDIHSSPWHQAQMPLLDNPDAYSWCKAPRLKGEVAETGSLARQVMAKQPLILDLIQRYGSCVYSRILARTLELVKLTVQVESWLQQGFSETGHFFTEPGDIVHQRGVGLIEAARGSLGHWLEVKNNRIYSYQIIAPTTWNFSPRDQQNTPGALEKALENTPLYDGETDPVNVQHIVRSFDPCMVCTVH, from the coding sequence AGTTCAGTTGGAAATCGAAGCACAGAAAGTAACGTCCGCCCGAGTGAACTCCACGCTTTTCAGAGGCTTTGAAAGCATGCTTCAAGGCCGTCCTCTGGGTGACGCTCTGGTGTACGCTCCTCGAATTTGTGGTATCTGTTCTGTTTCCCAATCAGTCGCTGCGGCTCAGGCACTAAGCCAGATTTATGGCATCTCACCACCGGAAAACGGCCAAAGGGCGATCAATTTAATGCTCGCCAACGAGAATGCCGCCGATCTACTAACACACTTTTATCTGTTTTTCATGCCGGACTTTGCGCGTGGAATCTACAAGGACCGTACATGGTTTTCCGACAGTCAAAAACGTTTCAAAGCCATGCAGGGCGTTTCCTCCGCCCGTGCGATAGAGGCGCGCAGCCACTGGCTGAAAATGATGGGAACCCTTGCCGGTCACTGGCCGCATACACTTGCCATTCAACCCGGTGGCTGTAGCCGATCACTCAACGATGCGGAAGTCATGCAGATGTTGCTCTACGCGCAAAAGCTGCGACATTTTCTGGAAAACTCTCTACTCCATGACAAGTTGGAAAACTTTCTCGCTCTGGAAAACGAAGCGGATTTGCAAAGCTGGCAACAGCAGCACGCTGATTCCGATCTTGGGCTGTTCATCGCCATAGCCACCGATTTGTCGTTGCACGAGCTTGGCAAAAGCGATGCCTTGCTAATGAGTTACGGTAGCTTTCCCGAATCCAACGGGCAACGTCTGATCCCCTCGGGAGTCTATCGCAACGGCGAGTTCCATCTGCTGAACCCATCCCATATTCAGGAAGACATCAGCCATGCCAACTATCAGGGCGATATCCATTCGTCACCCTGGCATCAAGCTCAGATGCCTCTGTTGGACAACCCGGATGCCTACAGCTGGTGCAAGGCTCCGCGCTTAAAAGGGGAAGTGGCCGAAACCGGTTCGCTGGCCCGGCAGGTGATGGCTAAGCAACCGTTGATTCTCGACCTGATACAGCGCTACGGCAGCTGCGTTTATTCACGAATTCTGGCGCGAACGCTTGAACTGGTCAAATTGACCGTACAGGTAGAATCCTGGCTGCAACAAGGGTTTTCGGAGACCGGTCATTTCTTCACCGAACCGGGCGACATTGTTCACCAGCGCGGCGTAGGACTGATTGAAGCGGCTCGCGGCAGTCTCGGCCACTGGCTGGAAGTAAAAAACAACCGGATATACAGTTACCAGATTATCGCACCGACCACTTGGAATTTCTCCCCGAGAGATCAGCAGAACACGCCGGGCGCTCTGGAAAAGGCTTTGGAAAACACTCCGCTGTACGATGGAGAGACTGATCCGGTCAATGTTCAGCATATCGTGCGCTCCTTTGATCCATGTATGGTTTGCACGGTTCACTAG